aatgtatgggaaaatggcatgcatttatatcaACTAAGTCATTTCATTTCTTTGCAATTTGCAGGCCTTTCATTTCATAATAGAACAGATAGGTGATTGGGAACATTgcctttattgattttaaaaaagcttGTGCAGGGGACTGCACAAATGAATTAATGCTGCTGTTTGGGCAATAGTACAGATGTTGTTTGCAACTGCCTTCTTCCACGATGCCCTTTCAAATTTTCATTCCAGCCTAGAGCTCTGGGCTGTCCATTGAATTACTATCCAGATCCCTCCTTGCCTAGTTTTCCAAGATCAGTAAGATGCTTCTCTGGTGCTGCCACTTGCTGTAATTTTCAAAAATACAGTTGCATCTTATGTCGACCTTTCCCAATGGTCACGGTGGCTTCAGTGCAATTCCAAATTCTCTGCTCAGTCATACtttaatagtacagtgatacctcatcttacaaacttaattggtcccaggacgaggtttgtaaggtgaaaagtttgtaagacaaaacaatgtttcccataggaagcaatggaaaagtgattaatgcatgcaagcccaaaactcaccccttttgccagccgaagcgcccgtttttgcactgctgggattcccctgaggctcccctccatgggaaatcccacctctggacttctgtgtttttgtgatgctgcaatttcgctgtggttcccctcgctgggaaaccccacctccgtacttccattgccagcgaagcgcccatttttgtgctactgggattcctctgcagcatcgggaccgggactcactgctcacagtcacttataccctcatcacctcgaggttcgactactgtaatgctctctacatggggctacctttgaaaagtgttcggaaacttcagatcgtgcagaatgcagctgcgagagcaatcatgggcttcccaaggtatgcccgtgttacaccaacactccgcagtctgcattggttgccgatcaatttccggtcacaattcaaagtgttcgttatgacctataaagcccttcatggcatcggatcagaatatctccaggaccgccttctgccgcacgaatcccagcgactggttaggtcccacagagttggacttctccaggtcctgtcaactaaacaatgttgtttggcagagaagagccttctctgtggtggccccgaccctctggaaccagctcccaccagatatcagagttgcccccaccctccttgcctttcgcaagctctttaaaacccacctctgtcgtcaggcatgggggaattgaaattttcccttccccctaggcttatagaatttatacatggtatccttgtatgtatgtatgattggttctttaaattggggttttttagattatttttaatattagatttgttcacattgtcttttttattgttgttagccgccccgagtcttcggagaggggcagcatacaaatctaataaatacaaataaaaatcgcaaaaatacggaagtccggaggtggtgtttcccatggaggggagcctcaggggaatcccagcagtgcaaaaatgggcgctttgctggcaacagaagtccggaggcggggcatcccagtgacggtggcttgggtttgtaaggtgaaaatagtttgggagaagaggcaaaaaaatcttaaaccccgggtttgtatctcgaaaagtttgtatgacgaggggtttgtaagacgaggtatcactgtatttggtggGAATTATTTCCAGTTATACAGAAGACTGAAGCCTTAATTCTAGCCATTGGCTTTTCTCTCTGAAAGCTAGAATAAAATAGGTCATCAGGACATAGTTTAATAAAATACTTTTAGGATGCATGGTATAgaacggtgatggcgaacctttttttcctcgggtgccaaaaaattGTGctcgtgctatcgtgcatgtgtgagtgcccacacccttaattcaatgcctggggagggcgaaaacagcttcccgccccctcagaggccctctggaggctgtttcccaacttctggtgggcaatgtaggcttgtgtttcaccctcctcaggctccaaagacttccctggagccaggggagggtaaaaacacccaccccatcccctctggaggctctctggaagcccaaaacgccctcccagagcctctgtgcgatccagaaatcagctggccagcacacacatgcacattggagctaagcttgggcagtggctcgtgtgccagcagatatggctccacatgccacctgtggtacccgtgccattgGTCTAGAACGTGGATTAAATAAAATGTCTGGATTTCAAgctattatttttgttttcacaGAACAAAGCAGTTATGGCTTTTGGCCTCGTCACAGTTACTCTTTGTGTTGCTTATATTGGGTACTTGCACgcacaacaagaaaacaaaaagGATCTCTATGAAGCGATTGACAGTGAAGGAAACAGACTTATGAAACGCAAGACTTCAAAATgggactaaaaaaaaccccttgattGTCAGTGTTAATTCAAATATCAGCATGGAAGAAGACATTTGATTTTCTGCATGGCAACTTTCAGAATTTTGACTGAAGCcttagtatttatttttatacaatgaatgctttttaaaaaatattacaatcTAAGTATCACTGTGAAATGTTATTGATTAATATTTTGAATAAAGCACATAAGAAAAAGGGTATTGTAGAATGTGTGCCTTATTTCTTATCTATACTGTGCCCATAGAATTATTGCCAGAACGGCACTGCCTGATTTTAAAGTTGTTTATTAAGCATCAATGTTTTACTAAGTCACTCAAAAAACGTTTCTAAAATGTGTCTTTTGTACAGTCTTTCATCTgcaaatttttaatattttaaatattaaataagggAAAACTCTGCTGTAGTCTCTTCCAAAGTGATTTATTTATGATTTagtgcagggataggcaaagttgactcttctgtgACTCCCAGAATTTCAAAaggattcccagaattcctgagcaagcatgaatgacttaggaattctgggagttgaagtccataagtcatagaagagccaactttgcctacacctgatttattgaatgattgatggattgatattTTTCACTCGAAAATAAAACTAATCTATTAAAATATATTCCGATGAGTTATTTCAATATTTTGAGCTTCCCTGCATATTTCCATTTAGTGGACTattgaattttttatttaaatgctGTAATAATCCATGTACATTGTTTTAGAAAAGCAGATGAAAACTTATCAATTATAAAAAGTATTCCAAGATGTTAAGTAATATTAACTGATGTCTCAaatgcttttatgagcaaaactTCCTTTGCCTAGCAACCGTTACTGGGTGGCATTTAACTCAGGCTCAGATATAGTCATGGCAATGTAACTTCCAGAGTTTCTTAATAGAGAGCTCCTGAAGAAGTAGGTGGATACACCTTGCCATATAATGGTggtccttctctcttccttccactgaCCATCTTGTCCTATAATGCTGAAGCCACCTTATTTATTCCATGGATGCACAGAACCAAAGGGACACCCAATATAATTCAGCTTTGAATGGAAGAATTAAGCATTTGTGCCTGCATCTGAATCAGTTACTTCGTTCTCttcaaaggaaggaaaagatctcATTCAATCATGATTAGAAACCCAGATTTTGATACCTTTGTTTGCTGTGCTGTTTGTTCAAAACTAATTCCACCACCTCCTACACCAGAGTGTTTTGACCGGATTAGGGAATACAAACCTTATAAAACTCGATATTATACACACAAAGATATATTGGGTAAGTCAATCTCCTCAGTAACCTATGATGATTCATATCTTTTGACAAGGAATCTACATACAAGAACATgaacagttttaattattaacaaaaggggaggggaagataGAAAAAAGGCTGCAAATATTTATCATTAAGGAAAAGAGCCTCTttggtttggtagggaagatgtCTTTCTACTTGAAACTTaccaaaaaacagaaaaatgaaatatactgctcaaaaaataaagggaagacttgaacaacaatataactcccaagaaAATCAAacatctgaaatcaaactgtccacttagaaagcaacactgactgacaataaaTTGAATGTGGTGACAAAGTGTTGTCAGcagattcaactttgtacagaacaaagtattcaatgaggatatttcattcattcagatctaggatgtgttctttgagtgttccctttatttttcttacCTGTTTAATTAATATAAGTATGGCACGTTTGATTGTGCACCTAGTCTTCACAAAATGATGCTAATGGTTTAATGCTTTCAAATTTAACCATGTATgtaagtcttggcatattcgggtttcttcccatataaggttgatagaatcttggcaatgtttcgataaggtcccactcgtcatcttcaggctgtgcTTTCGGCTTTGCTCAGGTGAACACGCTTTGTTCAcccaagcacaaagccaaaaacaccagccTACTGCCCAGGTTCATATCCCAATAAGggtttggctagctgatgaaagctaaatagcttgaaatagatctaaatagcttgaaatagatctatactggtctcccttaattttcattatcagcaaaaatatattacacatatgaacgtatatgtatatatgaatgtttccttccttccttccttccctccctccctccttccttccttccttccttcctctctgtgtctctttctatctctctatctctctttctctctttctttcttatatgCTGTGGCCTTCAATTACTATGTTGCTTTATATAGAGATCGGAGCAGACCTTAAGCAAGGCGATATAGACCAAAGAGAACAGGAAATACAAAAACGAATAGATAAAGTGCAGAAAAAACTCTCGCTTCAGGTAAAACTATTCCTCTGTCAAGTTAAATATAAACCTTCCTAATGTTTACTATATAATGCAAATTTTCCTGTGGTGCATGGTAGTAGGTGTCATAGGGATATCAGCAGTACCCGTACAAATCAAGTACAGATTTGCCTTAATGTTTAATACTAGCACAGTTGgaggggactttggaggtcttctattatctagtccaattccctgtgCATGCAGGaagaccagcggtgggctacgagctggaacgctaaattgcgctcgccactacgacttgtaagttcttgtggggccagcacgattttgctgctgcccctgtggaggtagcaaaatcatgcatggagctaCAGGTGCatctgtgtttcggcatgcgtggaagaaaaaaaacctcaccgaaacacggggaCACTTGCGGCTCCGTGTGTGATTTTGatacttccacaggtgcagcagcaaaatcatgctggccccacaagaactttcgagccgcggcggtgagtgcaatttagcattccggctcatagcccaccgctgaggAGGACCCATACCTTTTCAGaaaacttattattattgttattattgttgctgttgttgttattgttattatgtaaataaaacacagcaaacgagatcactatgctggatttcgtatttcatcaccggtcgggcacttcccaagcatctaggactgcatgatgtagcggcgaattatgtttgccgatcccagtaaagcagccttttgcaattgacagatggagattttgtcagttccgatggttttcaaatgtccgctgagatcctttggcactgcacccaacgtgccaagtaccactgggaccactttcactggcttatgccagagtcgttgcagctcgatttttagatcttcgtatttcactaatttctctagctgcttctcctcaattctgctgtctcccgggattgcgatgtcgatgatccatgttttctttttctccacaatcaggatgtctggtgtgttatgcttcatgatgatgatgataataataataataatttattggatctgtatgccacccctctccgtagacttggggcggctaacaacaataataaaaacagcatgtgacaatccaataataaaacaactaaaaacacttattatacaaccaaacatacacacagacataccatgcataacttgtaatggtctagggggaaggaatatctcaactcccccatgcctggcggtataaatgagtcttgagtagtttacgaaagacagggagggtgggggcaattctaatctccggggggagttggtttcagagggccagggctgccacagagaagggtcttcgcctggggcccaccaaatgacattgtttagtcaacgggacccggagaaggccaactctgtgggaccttatcggtcactgggattcgtgcggtagcaggcggttccggagatagtctggtccaaagccatgtagggctttaaaggtcatgaccaatactttgaattgtgatcggaaactgatcggcagccaatgcaagccacggagtgttgaagaaacatgggcgaatcttggaagccccacaatggctctcgcggctgcattctgcacgatctgaagtttccgaacacttttcaaaggtagcctcatgtagagagcgttgcagtaattgaacctcgaggtgatgagggcatgagtgactgtgagcagtgactccctgtccaaatagggccacaactggtgcaccaggcgaacctgggcaaacgccctcctcgccactgccgaaagatgatgttccaatgtcagctgtggatcgaggaagaagctcaagttgcgaaccctccctGAGGGGGTTAGTAGTTCACccaccccccagggtaatggacggacagatggaattgtccttgggaggcaagacccacagccactccgtcttgtctgggttgagtttgagtttgttgacacccatccagaccccaacagcctccaggcaccggcacatcacttccactgctccgttgactggacatggggtggagatgtatagctgggtatcattggtgtattgatgatacctcaccccatgcccttggatgatctcacccagcgatttcatgtagattattattattattattattattattattattattattattattattattcccttctgtcctccagactaaacagattgtgttcattttattattattattattattattattattattattattattatttcctgaaTAATTGAGATTGTTCTGTGGCAATTGAGATTGTTCTGTGTGATCTGTCCTGTGTACTGTCTCTAGCACAGGTgtatcagccaactgtttatatTCATGGTCTGTTTTGTAGGCTGAAATAGCAAAGGAAGATGCAGTAGAAGAGGCTCTCAATCACGCTGAAGCCCTGCACAAGAAAGATATTGAAGAACTTAAAAAGAAACATCAACAGACATTAGAAGTCAGTAGCAGTTTTATTTTCGTATTCACCATATGAAACAACACCACAATGCTTTGGAACTTACACAGACATACCATTAGCATAAGAAACGGATTTCTGGTGATTTGAGACTCTTCCCCCTACTGCAACGAACACACAACCCCCTCCCCACGTGCctcactgcacatgcacacattccCACACATCCACCTCCCACATTGGAATGTCTTTCACcctcaggcttccctgaagcctctggagtgcaaaaaaaggtccaacgggcaaaccggaagtctgtttttcctaacttccggttagtctgttgggctgttttttgcacctggaggcttccccaaggctgaaaattatCTGGCAGATTGAAGCTGACATGGCAACGTCTtgcgtgccttcagatatggctctgggtgccacctgtggcacgggtgccataggttcaccatcacggccctagaacagtgtttcccaaccttggcaacttgaagatatttggacttcaactccctgaattccccagccagtgaatgctggctggggaattctgggagttgaagtccagatatcttcaagttgccaaggttgggaaacactgccctagaataTATGTATATCATGTATAtcagtgatagtgatagtgaacttttttcccctcgggtgccgaaagagcatgggcacatgctatcacacatgtgcgagtgcccacacccataattcaatgccttccctcccacccaggaggccctctggatggcctgtttcccaatatctggtaggcccagtaggctcgtgtttcgccctccctcggctccaaaggctttcctggagcggGGGAgcataaaaatgccctctcccatccccttggaggctctctgagagccaaaaatgtcctcccagagtctctgtgtgagccaaaaatcatctagcCAGTACATACAtaccacactggagctgagctagggcaacagctcatgtgtcagcagatatgaaccggggtggcgcagcaggtagagtactgcactgcaggccactgaagctgactgtagatctgtaggtcagcggttcacatctcatcaccggctcaaggttgactcagccttccatccttccggaatgggtaaaatgaggacccagattgtgagggcaatatgctggctctgttaaaaagggctgttgttaacatgttgtaagccgccctgagtctaagaaggaggcataaaaattaaatcaataaatcaataaatcaatacatcaatacatcaatacaccaatacacaaatacacaaatacacaaaacataaatacataaatacataaataaatacataaatacgtaagtaagtaagtaagactctgcgtgccatctgtggcgcctgtgccatcactgtcatatatCATCTCCAAAGTTATCTACTCCTTGGGAACAGATTGGCAAGGGGACACAGAAAAAAAGGTAAGTAACTCCATTctctttacaggtagtcctcgacttaaaacaCTAAATTTAGTGACcaatcaaagttacaacagcactgaaaaaaagtgacttgtggccttttttcacacttatgaccattgcagcatccccatgatcaagtGATCAAAATCCAGTTGCACtcagcaactgactcatatttacgacggcttcagtgtcccggggtcatgtgatcacctttgcgaccttctgacaagcaaagttaatggggaatcCCGATTCATTCAAGCATGTGACTAAATTACCAATTgcagcaattcatttaacaatgtgGCAAGAAATGGCACAAAAATGGGGCAGAACTTACCTAACAAATGTTTTACTCAGCAACGGAAACTTTGTtcttaattgtggtcgtaagtcgaggactacctatatagaaATATTTAATTTGTGAAAGTAAAAGCAAGTAACAGATCTATACGAGCATGTAGAAATTACAGACGATATTATATTTCCTAGATCTTAATCCAAGTAACACACCAGTGGGATTCAAAAAActttactgctggttctgtgggcgtggcttggtgggcgtggcttggtgggcgtggcaggggaaggatactgcaaaatccccattccctccggATCAGCTGGTActtggaggcagagaatagatggggccagatagatagatggagccagtcagaggtggcatttaccggttttctgaattactcaaaatttccgctattggttctccaaaACAACTCAAAAATTCTGCTgtcagttctccagaactactcaaaatttctgctactagttatccagaattactcaaaatttctgctgctagtTCTCTGGAGCTACTCAAaaattccactactggttctccagaactactcaaaatttccactaactGTTCTccagaattactcaaaatttctgctactggttctctggagCTACTGAAAAATTCCGCTACTAGTTCTCTGGAACTACttgaaatttccactactggttctccagaactactcaaaatttccattaccggttctccggaactactcaaaatttcctctactggttctccataactactcaaaatttctgctaccgattctccagaactactcaaaaattctgctactggttctccggaACTACtcgaaatttccgctaccggttctccagaactactTGAAATTTTCTCTACTGgtcctccagaactggtcagaacctgctgaaacccacctctggtgtcaCATATCTGCTTTCTACTTACGCACAAAATTGTAGTGACCTAAACCTTCTAATTTTTCCCGACAACATGCTAGGTTTCACACACAGGGGAAGCTCAGGAGGGAATTCAAAACCTCAACCTGCTTCTTTCCGAACTCTTTATTTGAAGCAGAGGGAAGAAATAGTAACTCTTTTCTTGTTCTGATTGTTTGTTCTTCTGATGTATTTATTggtgcatttctttctttttgctaaaGAATGCTGTGAAGAAAACAAGGGCAGAAATGCTGCAGCACTTGGAACAGGAGCTGAAGAGGGAATCGGAGGCCGCGGAACAGAGGAACACCCACAAACTCCAACGGCTGATGCTACAGCTGGCTATGGAAAAAATGACAGCTGTGGCTGAAGGGAGACAGGATGAAATATGCAAGGCAACTGTACTTCTTAAGAAACAGGAAAAGTAATAAGCTTAACTATCCCatatgtccttttaaaaaaataaccccaaAACTGATATCGCATCAGGTATTGATTTTTAATCCAGAATTTTCAGAAGGGAAGAAATCTTCCTCAAACTTCTCTCTTCAACGGTTGTCGTATCCAGCATAGCAGACCTTTGTGTTAATCATGCAAATGTAGAATATTATTTCACtagtattttaaataattatgtaGAAGACCGTTACTTTGTACTAGTTAGAGCATTTTTAtagctttattcttttttcccattGAAGGGCAATGTGCTGTTTTCAAAGTTCCTTCTTTCTGTCAGCCGAAAACCATATCGGACTTCTGCCTCGGATCTAATCTGCCCCCATGactgattagagcccacagggtcagccttctccaggtcccgtcagccaagcagtaTTGACTGGGGGggctgcagggaagggccttctctgtggcggctctggtcTCTAGAaacaactcccccagagatccgcgcagcccc
This genomic window from Erythrolamprus reginae isolate rEryReg1 chromosome 1, rEryReg1.hap1, whole genome shotgun sequence contains:
- the SMIM8 gene encoding small integral membrane protein 8, producing MSSAPQPPDVQPEAPKKKDYRIPGLRGTQTTTLFRAVNPELFIKPNKAVMAFGLVTVTLCVAYIGYLHAQQENKKDLYEAIDSEGNRLMKRKTSKWD
- the C1H6orf163 gene encoding uncharacterized protein C6orf163 homolog; the protein is MIRNPDFDTFVCCAVCSKLIPPPPTPECFDRIREYKPYKTRYYTHKDILEIGADLKQGDIDQREQEIQKRIDKVQKKLSLQAEIAKEDAVEEALNHAEALHKKDIEELKKKHQQTLENAVKKTRAEMLQHLEQELKRESEAAEQRNTHKLQRLMLQLAMEKMTAVAEGRQDEICKATVLLKKQEKKFSDQIHQAAIIANEIYQKNLQQLAWEKRHELETALLVSQKEFEEETRKLLESADNVREAQLEEVNVEVNKKESEILSLNEQLENMTAWKDSLEAEILEIRGAFQKYIDVTFPQLAPGQADFILPFRKVSPFRDSGVEL